Proteins encoded together in one Corynebacterium liangguodongii window:
- a CDS encoding Pls/PosA family non-ribosomal peptide synthetase, with protein sequence MTDKLLRSHLAPAPRTLITILQDTAAAYPEAAAIDDGEVITYTELISQVRNLAAELHRHGMRRGMRIGVRMTSGRRDLYLAILATLWAGCAYVPVDADDPDERAELVFGEAGIDGLFTDDGFRPLTPAGHGDTDEPAPGDDCWIIFTSGSTGTPKGVAVTHRSAAAFVDAEARLFCRDQPLGPDDRVLAGLSVAFDASCEEMWLAWRHGACLVPAPRSLVRSGQDLGPWLIRRDITVVSTVPTLAGLWPAEALDNVRLLIVGGEACSQELVDRLATAEREMWNTYGPTEATVVASAAKLERGRPVTIGWPLDGWDLRVEGTELVIGGVGLARYLDPAKDAEKYAPLDTWERAYRTGDNVQVTEDGLAFIGRADDQVKIGGRRIELGEVEANVAALPGVYNSAVAVKTTGAGDKVLVGYVSPDEGASLNTAELRSRLAELMPAALVPRLYVMEELPVRTSGKVDKAALPWPLPSTAEMGAMSETEAWLAEVWHEVLGVPAESRDADFFELGGSSLAAATLVARLRERYPTIAVRDLYDHPRLAALADFADSLGSHAPVEPRTVRPVGAGTRAAQTLIQIPVMTLRAATYVTWWAIIATALGWLELDWRVLAALFLALCTPLGRLPIGAFGARLIRGRIAPGDYPRGGRVHLRLWAAQRWLEASGALNISGSTFVPYLARMLGAQVGRGVDLHSIPPVTGLLTLGDNSAVEPEVDLTGYWLDGDVLRVSTIDVGRDARVGARSTLMPGAEIHAGAHIEPGSTLTGGKPVKKGARWAGSPARKVGRSKQRFPDSHPPRRTRWAWVYGATALALAAVPAASALAGAAVVFALVAATAGNPYVGALLFAPLGALVALATYLALTWAGVRACSWGLRPGVGPVRSAQGWRLWTITRLLDDARTRAFPLYAGALTPTWLRALGARVGRDVEASTAVMIPKLTTIKDGAFLADDTLIGTYELGHGWMRTGETTIGKRSFVGNSGIAEPGRKLAKNSLVAVLSSTPKKSKAGTNWWGSPPERMRRVEVLADGGEALTYRPSARVKRKRAVIETMRLLAPMASGVLAAGYVGLIHYALARLGWWGYALGGLAFMALGAIAVAVAAVAKWTCVGRHTPGDHPLYSWFVWLGELQDQFIEVVAAPWFFTHAAGTAEMNIALRLLGARIGRGAWIDSYWFPETDLCAVGAGATVGPGTVVQTHLFQDRVMSLDTVTIEPGATLGPHSVALPASTIGPGATVGPGSLVMRGDAVPADSTWQGNPIEPSPPGSA encoded by the coding sequence ATGACTGACAAGCTCCTGCGTTCCCACTTGGCTCCTGCCCCGCGCACGCTTATCACGATCCTGCAAGACACCGCCGCCGCCTACCCGGAGGCCGCGGCGATCGATGACGGCGAGGTCATCACCTACACCGAACTGATCTCTCAGGTCCGTAACCTTGCCGCCGAGCTGCACCGCCACGGGATGCGCCGCGGGATGCGCATCGGCGTGCGCATGACCTCGGGGCGCCGCGACCTCTACCTCGCCATCCTGGCCACTCTGTGGGCGGGCTGCGCCTATGTCCCGGTCGACGCCGACGACCCCGACGAGCGCGCCGAGCTCGTCTTCGGCGAGGCGGGTATCGACGGCCTGTTTACCGACGACGGCTTCCGCCCACTCACGCCGGCCGGCCACGGCGACACCGACGAGCCCGCCCCGGGGGACGACTGCTGGATCATCTTCACCTCCGGATCCACCGGCACGCCGAAGGGCGTGGCGGTCACGCACCGATCCGCGGCCGCGTTCGTCGACGCAGAGGCCCGCCTCTTCTGCCGCGATCAGCCGCTCGGCCCCGATGACCGCGTGCTGGCGGGGCTTTCGGTGGCCTTCGATGCCTCCTGCGAGGAGATGTGGTTGGCGTGGCGCCACGGCGCCTGCCTGGTGCCGGCCCCGCGCTCGCTCGTGCGCTCCGGCCAAGACTTAGGCCCGTGGCTCATCCGCCGCGACATCACAGTCGTCTCCACGGTGCCCACGCTCGCCGGGCTGTGGCCTGCGGAGGCGCTCGATAACGTCCGCCTCCTCATCGTCGGCGGCGAGGCGTGCTCCCAGGAGCTCGTCGACCGCCTGGCCACCGCCGAGCGCGAGATGTGGAACACCTACGGGCCCACAGAGGCAACCGTCGTGGCGTCGGCAGCGAAGCTCGAGCGCGGCAGGCCTGTGACGATCGGCTGGCCGCTCGACGGGTGGGACCTTCGCGTGGAGGGCACCGAGCTCGTCATCGGCGGCGTCGGGCTCGCGCGCTACCTCGACCCGGCCAAGGACGCGGAGAAGTACGCCCCGCTGGATACCTGGGAGCGCGCCTACCGCACGGGCGATAACGTGCAGGTCACCGAGGACGGCCTGGCGTTTATCGGGCGCGCGGACGACCAGGTGAAAATCGGCGGGCGGCGCATCGAGCTCGGCGAGGTCGAGGCGAACGTCGCCGCGCTGCCGGGCGTGTACAACTCGGCCGTCGCGGTGAAAACGACCGGGGCGGGCGACAAGGTGCTCGTCGGCTACGTCTCGCCCGACGAGGGCGCGTCCTTAAACACCGCCGAGCTGCGCTCCCGCCTCGCCGAGCTCATGCCCGCCGCCCTCGTCCCGCGCCTATACGTCATGGAGGAGCTGCCTGTGCGCACCTCCGGCAAGGTAGACAAGGCCGCGCTTCCGTGGCCGCTGCCGTCGACGGCGGAGATGGGCGCGATGAGCGAGACCGAGGCGTGGCTGGCCGAGGTGTGGCACGAGGTCCTCGGCGTTCCCGCGGAGTCGCGCGACGCCGACTTCTTCGAGCTCGGCGGCTCTTCGCTGGCGGCAGCGACGCTCGTGGCGCGGCTGCGGGAGCGCTACCCCACGATCGCGGTGCGCGACCTCTACGACCACCCGCGCCTCGCCGCGCTGGCGGATTTCGCGGATTCGCTCGGCTCCCATGCCCCCGTTGAGCCACGCACGGTCCGCCCGGTCGGGGCGGGCACCCGCGCGGCGCAAACGCTGATCCAGATCCCGGTGATGACGCTGCGCGCGGCGACGTACGTGACCTGGTGGGCGATCATCGCCACCGCGCTGGGCTGGCTGGAGCTGGACTGGCGCGTACTCGCGGCGTTGTTCCTCGCGCTGTGCACCCCGCTAGGCCGCCTGCCCATCGGCGCGTTCGGCGCCCGGCTCATCCGCGGGCGCATCGCCCCGGGCGACTACCCGCGCGGCGGGCGGGTCCACCTGCGGCTGTGGGCGGCGCAGCGCTGGCTCGAGGCCTCGGGGGCGCTTAACATCTCCGGCTCGACGTTCGTCCCCTACCTCGCGCGGATGCTCGGGGCGCAGGTCGGCCGCGGCGTTGACCTACACTCAATTCCCCCGGTAACGGGCCTGCTCACGCTCGGCGACAACTCCGCCGTCGAGCCCGAGGTAGACCTTACCGGCTATTGGCTCGACGGCGACGTGCTGCGGGTGAGCACGATCGACGTGGGGAGGGACGCCCGCGTGGGGGCCCGCTCCACGCTCATGCCCGGCGCCGAGATCCACGCCGGGGCGCACATTGAGCCGGGTTCAACGCTCACCGGCGGCAAGCCTGTGAAGAAGGGGGCGCGCTGGGCCGGCTCCCCCGCCCGCAAGGTCGGCCGCTCTAAGCAGCGCTTCCCCGACTCACACCCGCCGCGGCGCACCCGCTGGGCGTGGGTATACGGCGCGACCGCGCTGGCGCTGGCCGCCGTGCCTGCCGCCTCCGCGCTGGCGGGCGCGGCGGTGGTGTTCGCGCTCGTCGCCGCCACCGCCGGCAACCCGTACGTCGGCGCGCTGCTCTTCGCCCCGCTCGGCGCGCTCGTCGCGCTGGCGACCTACCTCGCGCTGACCTGGGCGGGCGTGCGCGCCTGCTCGTGGGGGCTGCGCCCGGGGGTGGGGCCCGTGCGCTCCGCGCAGGGCTGGCGGTTGTGGACGATCACCCGCCTGCTTGACGACGCCCGCACGCGCGCCTTCCCCCTCTACGCCGGCGCCCTGACCCCGACGTGGCTGCGCGCGCTCGGCGCGCGCGTCGGCCGCGACGTCGAGGCCTCCACGGCGGTGATGATTCCAAAGCTCACCACCATCAAAGACGGCGCCTTTCTTGCCGACGACACCCTCATCGGCACCTACGAACTGGGGCACGGCTGGATGCGCACCGGGGAGACCACGATTGGCAAACGCTCCTTCGTGGGCAACTCCGGCATCGCGGAGCCCGGCCGCAAGCTGGCGAAAAACTCGCTGGTGGCGGTGCTCTCCTCCACGCCGAAGAAGTCGAAGGCAGGGACGAACTGGTGGGGCTCTCCGCCGGAGCGGATGCGCCGCGTCGAGGTCTTGGCGGATGGCGGGGAGGCGTTGACCTATAGGCCGTCGGCACGCGTGAAGCGCAAGCGCGCGGTGATCGAGACCATGCGACTGCTCGCGCCGATGGCGAGCGGGGTGCTTGCCGCCGGCTACGTCGGGCTCATCCACTACGCCCTCGCCCGCCTCGGGTGGTGGGGATACGCCCTCGGCGGGCTTGCCTTCATGGCGCTCGGCGCGATCGCCGTCGCCGTCGCCGCGGTGGCGAAGTGGACCTGCGTGGGCCGCCACACCCCCGGCGACCACCCGCTCTACAGCTGGTTTGTCTGGCTCGGCGAGCTACAAGACCAGTTCATCGAGGTCGTCGCCGCCCCGTGGTTTTTCACCCACGCCGCCGGCACAGCAGAGATGAACATTGCGCTGCGGCTACTCGGCGCACGCATTGGGCGCGGCGCGTGGATCGATTCCTACTGGTTCCCGGAGACCGACCTGTGCGCCGTCGGCGCGGGCGCGACCGTGGGGCCGGGCACGGTGGTGCAAACGCACCTGTTCCAAGACCGCGTGATGTCGCTGGATACCGTGACTATTGAGCCCGGCGCGACGCTCGGGCCCCACTCGGTGGCGCTGCCGGCCTCCACGATCGGCCCGGGCGCGACGGTGGGCCCGGGCTCGCTGGTCATGCGTGGCGACGCCGTCCCCGCCGACTCCACCTGGCAGGGCAACCCCATCGAGCCCTCCCCGCCGGGTTCAGCTTGA